A genomic segment from Conger conger chromosome 2, fConCon1.1, whole genome shotgun sequence encodes:
- the prph2a gene encoding peripherin-2a — protein MALLKVKFDLKKRVKLAQGLWLMYWFAVMAGVLVFSMGLFFKIELRKRSEIMDNNESHFVPNLLITMGLLACGVNVLGGKICYDSLDPTKFAKWKSVLKSFLIACFIFNVLLFITALLCFSLRLALQFTLAEGLKNSMKFYKDTDTPGRCFMKKTLDMMQMEFRCCGNNNYRDWFEIQWVSNRYLDFSAKEVKDRINSNVDGQYLMDGVPFSCCNPNSPRPCIQYQVTNNTAHYSYDHYTEELNIWKWGCRDALVSYYGGLMNTIGALVLLVTALEVGVMVGLQYVNTSLATLVNPEDPESESEGWLLEKSVKETFTEILGKMKAVGKSNQVEEGGAEQPAATTS, from the exons ATGGCGCTTCTGAAGGTGAAGTTTGACCTAAAAAAACGTGTGAAGTTAGCCCAGGGGCTATGGTTGATGTACTGGTTTGCTGTGATGGCTGGGGTGCTGGTTTTCAGCATGGGACTTTTCTTCAAAATCGAGCTTCGCAAGCGGAGTGAAATTATGGACAACAACGAGAGCCATTTCGTCCCAAACCTGCTTATCACAATGGGGCTGCTGGCCTGCGGGGTGAATGTCCTCGGTGGGAAGATCTGCTATGACTCCCTGGACCCCACTAAGTTTGCCAAGTGGAAATCAGTGTTGAAGTCCTTCCTGATAGCCTGCTTCATCTTCAATGTGCTCCTCTTCATCACAGCACTGCTCTGCTTCTCCCTTCGCCTGGCCCTCCAGTTCACCCTGGCTGAGGGGCTGAAGAACAGCATGAAGTTCTACAAGGACACAGACACGCCTGGCCGCTGCTTTATGAAGAAGACCTTGGATATGATGCAGATGGAGTTTCGCTGCTGTGGGAATAACAACTACAGGGACTGGTTTGAGATCCAGTGGGTCAGCAACCGATACTTGGACTTCAGTGCCAAGGAGGTCAAAGA CCGAATCAATAGCAATGTGGATGGGCAGTACCTAATGGATGGGGTCCCTTTTAGCTGCTGCAATCCTAACTCTCCAAGGCCCTGCATCCAGTACCAGGTGACCAACAACACCGCCCACTACAGCTATGACCACTACACAGAAGAACTCAACATCTGGAAATGGGGTTGCCGGGATGCACTCGTCTCCTACTATGGGGGCTTGATGAACACCATTGGAGCATTGGTGCTGCTGGTCACTGCGCTGGAG GTGGGAGTGATGGTGGGTCTGCAGTATGTGAACACCTCGCTGGCAACGCTGGTGAACCCTGAGGACCCAGAAAGTGAAAGTGAGGGCTGGCTGCTAGAGAAGAGCGTGAAGGAGACGTTCACTGAAATCTTGGGGAAAATGAAGGCGGTAGGTAAGAGTAATCAAGTAGAGGAGGGCGGAGCAGAGCAACCTGCAGCCACGACAAGCTGA